In Hyalangium minutum, a single window of DNA contains:
- a CDS encoding FAD/NAD(P)-binding protein yields MSLDVPHVPGVAGPLTPEPLRVRSLRRETADTWTVSLDVSSRPGGFPFQPGQFNMLYVFGVGEVAISISGDPSRPAELIHTVRAVGATTRALCRVGRGGMLGVRGPYGRPWPLEEARGQDVVVVAGGLGLAPLRSVILHLLRHREKYGQVLLLVGARTPEDLPFRRDLERWQADSRLRVLVTVDKASPGWKEHVGVVPALLRDVAVDPARTVALMCGPEVMMRFTVRELERLGVPDARIHLSLERNMKCAVAFCGHCQLVPYFLCKDGPVFSYDRLRSFISLREV; encoded by the coding sequence ATGAGCCTCGACGTTCCACACGTCCCTGGCGTCGCCGGCCCGCTGACGCCCGAACCGCTCCGCGTGCGGAGCCTCCGCCGCGAGACGGCCGACACGTGGACTGTATCGCTCGATGTCTCCTCACGCCCGGGTGGCTTCCCGTTCCAGCCGGGCCAGTTCAACATGCTGTACGTCTTCGGCGTGGGCGAGGTGGCCATCTCCATCAGCGGAGACCCCAGCCGGCCGGCCGAGCTGATCCACACCGTCCGAGCCGTGGGAGCCACCACCCGCGCGCTGTGCCGAGTGGGCCGAGGCGGCATGCTTGGCGTCCGAGGTCCCTACGGCCGGCCCTGGCCACTGGAGGAGGCACGTGGCCAGGACGTCGTCGTGGTGGCCGGCGGACTCGGCCTTGCCCCCCTCCGCTCCGTCATCCTTCACCTGCTGCGCCACCGCGAGAAGTACGGCCAGGTGTTGCTGCTGGTGGGGGCCCGCACACCGGAGGATCTGCCCTTCCGCCGGGACCTGGAGCGCTGGCAAGCGGACTCGCGGCTGCGGGTGCTCGTCACCGTGGACAAGGCGAGCCCTGGCTGGAAGGAACACGTAGGCGTGGTGCCTGCGCTGCTGCGTGACGTGGCGGTGGATCCAGCGCGCACAGTGGCGCTGATGTGCGGCCCCGAGGTGATGATGCGCTTCACCGTGCGCGAGCTGGAGCGGCTGGGCGTGCCCGACGCGCGCATCCACCTGTCGCTGGAGCGCAACATGAAGTGCGCGGTGGCCTTCTGCGGGCATTGCCAGCTCGTGCCGTACTTCCTCTGCAAGGACGGGCCGGTGTTCTCCTACGACCGGCTCCGGTCCTTCATCAGCCTCCGCGAGGTGTGA
- a CDS encoding acylphosphatase, which translates to MSILGGPSIHPPEATAAVPREAEHILRTLTLSKQERSLPLRRPCAGHQGGGGAALSGTHPRERTVPGSCGHTYAPEHHVLRCPACGGTEGVEGGAEGDPAGHHRARRGAGRGLPPLRPRRRHGLVGWVRNSTDGVRIEVEGPVPRVEDFRQSLEREAPPAARVARAAVPRTR; encoded by the coding sequence ATGTCCATCCTGGGTGGCCCATCCATCCATCCGCCTGAGGCCACCGCCGCCGTTCCCCGCGAGGCAGAGCACATTCTACGGACCCTCACCCTCTCGAAGCAGGAGCGGAGCCTTCCACTTCGCCGCCCATGCGCGGGGCACCAAGGCGGAGGGGGCGCGGCTCTTTCTGGAACTCATCCACGTGAGCGCACGGTGCCGGGCTCTTGTGGACACACCTACGCCCCGGAGCACCACGTGCTGCGATGCCCGGCTTGTGGCGGCACGGAGGGAGTGGAGGGAGGAGCCGAGGGTGATCCGGCTGGCCATCACCGTGCAAGGCGTGGTGCAGGGCGTGGGCTTCCGCCCCTTCGTCCACGCCGCCGCCATGGGCTGGTGGGATGGGTACGCAATAGCACCGACGGGGTCCGCATCGAGGTGGAGGGGCCAGTTCCCAGGGTGGAGGACTTCCGGCAGTCCCTCGAGCGTGAAGCTCCGCCCGCCGCCCGGGTAGCTCGCGCAGCAGTCCCCCGGACACGATGA
- a CDS encoding toxin-antitoxin system YwqK family antitoxin, giving the protein MLTKKWTKALGMMVVMTVAPAAFASSPIKLNCPAGTVQKGGSDATHDITACVKKSEQGFKPHGPTVYFYPNGAKQAEGQSENGFRTGLWTSFDEKGNKTGTAMFKGSNFHGEVVEFYPSGKVRKVDLYSEGLREGTAKEFSEDGRVVKQVEYRNNREVAAK; this is encoded by the coding sequence ATGTTGACCAAGAAGTGGACCAAGGCTCTCGGGATGATGGTTGTGATGACGGTAGCCCCTGCGGCGTTTGCGTCGTCGCCCATCAAGCTCAACTGCCCGGCGGGGACGGTTCAGAAAGGCGGTTCGGACGCGACGCACGACATCACTGCGTGCGTGAAGAAGAGTGAGCAGGGGTTCAAGCCTCACGGTCCCACTGTGTACTTCTACCCGAACGGCGCCAAGCAGGCGGAGGGGCAGTCTGAGAACGGCTTCCGCACTGGCCTCTGGACCTCCTTTGATGAGAAGGGCAACAAGACCGGGACTGCCATGTTCAAGGGCAGCAACTTCCACGGTGAAGTCGTGGAGTTCTACCCCAGCGGCAAGGTCCGCAAGGTGGACCTGTACTCGGAGGGCCTGCGTGAGGGGACCGCCAAGGAGTTCTCCGAGGATGGCCGGGTTGTGAAGCAGGTGGAGTACCGCAACAACCGTGAGGTTGCGGCCAAGTAA
- a CDS encoding oxidoreductase: MARKRKRPTLAVWKFASCDGCQLTVLNLEDELLTLADSVRIVHFAEATSVSLKGMYDVSLVDGSITTPHDAERIREVRRQSRRLVSIGACATAGGIQALRNFKDVQGFLSSVYAKPEYIETLATSTAIADHVPVDFELRGCPINKRQLLEVLSAFLQERRPNVPSHSVCVECKLRGNVCVMVTGTPCLGPVTHAGCGALCPTYQRGCYGCFGPMETPNTASLARAFQAAGRSEAELVRAFRNFNANAPAFREESERHEE, encoded by the coding sequence ATGGCGCGCAAGCGGAAGCGACCCACACTCGCGGTCTGGAAGTTCGCCTCGTGCGATGGGTGCCAGCTCACCGTGCTGAACCTGGAGGACGAGCTGCTCACGCTGGCGGACTCCGTGCGCATCGTCCACTTCGCCGAAGCCACCAGCGTGTCCCTGAAGGGAATGTACGACGTCTCGCTCGTGGACGGCTCCATCACCACACCCCATGACGCCGAGCGCATCCGCGAGGTGCGGCGGCAGTCGCGCCGGCTGGTGAGCATCGGGGCCTGCGCCACCGCGGGTGGCATCCAGGCGCTGCGCAACTTCAAGGATGTCCAGGGCTTCCTCTCCAGCGTCTACGCGAAGCCCGAGTACATCGAGACACTGGCCACCTCCACAGCCATTGCGGACCACGTGCCGGTGGACTTCGAGCTGCGGGGCTGCCCCATCAACAAGCGGCAACTGCTGGAGGTGCTGAGCGCCTTCCTCCAGGAGCGGCGGCCCAACGTGCCGAGCCACAGCGTGTGCGTGGAGTGCAAGCTGCGCGGCAACGTGTGCGTCATGGTGACGGGTACACCGTGCCTGGGGCCCGTGACGCATGCCGGCTGCGGGGCACTCTGCCCTACGTACCAACGCGGCTGCTACGGCTGCTTCGGGCCCATGGAGACACCCAACACCGCCTCTCTGGCCCGCGCCTTCCAGGCCGCGGGGCGCTCGGAGGCGGAGCTCGTCCGGGCCTTCCGCAACTTCAACGCGAACGCCCCGGCATTCCGTGAGGAGAGCGAGCGCCATGAAGAATAG
- the ffh gene encoding signal recognition particle protein has translation MLETVTKGFRSAKNRLAGKSELTQDVVDESLRDIRVSLLEADVAFDVVKKFVARVREKTVGEVVQTTITDKSGQKRKVSPADYFVKICHDELEALMGPVDTSLKLKPKGQLSGIMMVGLQGSGKTTTTGKLANRLLQEGRKPLLVAADIYRPAAVDQLKVLGEKLKVPVYFEPNVPPPELAARGYAAARDQKCDVVLIDTAGRLAIDEALMAELESIKGKVHPDNILLVCDAMIGQDAVRTAAEFDRRLTLDGFILTKLDGDARGGAALSIKEVTGKPIKFLGMGESMDKLEEFRPDGLAGRILGFGDIVGLMKDFEKVVDEKKAEEDARKLLSGNFSMKDFVEQIRMVRRMGPLKDLLEKFPLFGDLTEQLNPDEKELTKIEAMYDSMTEKERLRPDLINASRVERIAKGSGRKAEDVRELLQKFGMMQQVMGTIGQNPGLLGRIPGFKQLGQLSQMKNMDLSGLMGNDKLMQQAMSGMGGMGGMPMQLPQIAPGYTPPMGQAAMAKARLMGYAPPSAAGKPEDKDAIKERRKREKANRKKNRKKK, from the coding sequence ATGCTCGAGACTGTCACCAAGGGCTTCCGCTCCGCCAAGAACCGCCTCGCCGGCAAGAGCGAGCTCACGCAGGATGTGGTGGATGAGTCACTGCGCGACATCCGCGTCTCCCTGTTGGAGGCGGACGTCGCCTTCGATGTGGTGAAGAAGTTCGTCGCCCGCGTCCGCGAGAAGACCGTGGGCGAGGTGGTGCAGACGACCATCACGGACAAGTCCGGCCAGAAGCGGAAGGTGAGCCCGGCGGACTACTTCGTGAAGATCTGCCACGACGAGCTCGAGGCCCTGATGGGGCCGGTGGACACGAGCCTGAAGCTCAAGCCCAAGGGGCAGCTGAGCGGCATCATGATGGTGGGCCTGCAGGGCTCAGGTAAGACGACGACCACGGGCAAGCTCGCCAACCGGCTGCTCCAAGAGGGACGCAAGCCGCTGCTGGTGGCGGCGGACATCTACCGTCCGGCCGCCGTGGACCAGCTGAAGGTGCTGGGCGAGAAGCTGAAGGTGCCGGTGTACTTCGAGCCCAACGTGCCGCCACCGGAGCTGGCGGCGCGCGGGTACGCTGCGGCGCGGGACCAGAAGTGCGACGTGGTGCTGATCGACACGGCGGGCCGGCTTGCCATCGACGAGGCACTGATGGCGGAGCTGGAGTCCATCAAGGGCAAGGTGCACCCGGACAACATCCTGCTGGTGTGCGACGCGATGATTGGCCAGGACGCGGTGCGCACGGCGGCCGAGTTCGACCGGCGGTTGACGCTGGACGGCTTCATCCTGACGAAGCTGGACGGTGACGCGCGTGGTGGCGCGGCGCTGTCGATCAAGGAAGTGACGGGGAAGCCGATCAAGTTCCTCGGCATGGGCGAGTCGATGGACAAGCTCGAAGAGTTCCGGCCGGACGGGCTTGCGGGCCGGATTCTCGGGTTTGGCGACATCGTCGGCCTGATGAAGGACTTCGAGAAGGTCGTCGACGAGAAGAAGGCCGAGGAGGACGCGCGCAAGCTGCTGTCCGGCAACTTCTCGATGAAGGACTTCGTGGAGCAGATCCGGATGGTGCGGCGGATGGGGCCGCTGAAGGACCTGCTGGAGAAGTTCCCGTTGTTCGGGGATCTGACGGAGCAGCTGAACCCGGACGAGAAGGAGCTGACGAAGATCGAGGCGATGTATGACTCGATGACGGAGAAGGAGCGGCTGCGGCCGGACCTGATCAACGCAAGCCGGGTGGAGCGCATCGCGAAGGGCAGTGGGCGCAAGGCGGAGGACGTGCGCGAGCTGCTGCAGAAGTTCGGGATGATGCAGCAGGTGATGGGGACGATTGGTCAGAATCCGGGGTTGCTGGGACGGATTCCGGGGTTCAAGCAGCTGGGGCAGCTGTCTCAGATGAAGAACATGGACCTGTCGGGCCTGATGGGGAACGACAAGCTGATGCAGCAGGCGATGAGCGGCATGGGAGGCATGGGAGGCATGCCCATGCAGCTGCCGCAGATCGCGCCGGGCTACACGCCTCCGATGGGCCAGGCGGCGATGGCGAAGGCGCGGCTGATGGGCTACGCGCCGCCGTCGGCGGCGGGCAAGCCGGAGGACAAGGACGCCATCAAGGAGCGCCGCAAGCGCGAGAAGGCGAACCGGAAGAAGAACCGGAAGAAGAAGTAG
- a CDS encoding TIGR04552 family protein: MKVVSLIPQLPELPICTVEEMGLRELERLRLILRGGSVIDWRRMHFQSRDEVDHFLRLCQLDVSRLYDDAWARAVLADAVEYLRKTFNYRVAEAVANPAEIHDLFLYASGAKGLPKYRRIACIVLKVMHVIQHIEGRDLLFQLPVSEAELADLVTAKVLSVAQEIQAKGLPVLEFAHSIKTRDSLVTKLIAKKETVAAQVYDRTRFRIITKRHEDILPILYFLTQRLFPFNFVVPGQTENSLLPFKSVLAEHPHFEQYATQLHLDRDYEDREDRTSNQFSGSTFRALNFIVDMPLRMDAYLPPPEKDIRPRKGRVVFCLVEFQIMNEETARLNEEGENAHKLYKRRQKRRVLRRLARGLVVPKRQG, from the coding sequence GTGAAGGTCGTGTCTCTCATCCCCCAACTGCCCGAACTCCCGATCTGCACCGTGGAGGAGATGGGCCTTCGAGAACTGGAGCGCCTGCGGCTCATCTTGCGCGGGGGGTCCGTTATCGATTGGCGGCGGATGCACTTCCAATCGCGGGACGAGGTGGATCATTTCCTGCGGCTCTGCCAACTGGACGTCTCGCGGCTGTATGACGATGCCTGGGCGCGCGCGGTCCTGGCGGACGCTGTGGAGTACCTCCGCAAGACGTTCAACTATCGGGTTGCCGAGGCCGTGGCGAACCCAGCGGAGATTCACGATCTTTTCCTATATGCCTCCGGAGCCAAGGGGCTGCCCAAGTATCGCCGGATCGCCTGCATCGTCCTGAAGGTCATGCACGTGATCCAGCACATTGAAGGACGTGACCTTCTCTTCCAGTTGCCTGTTTCCGAGGCGGAACTGGCGGATTTGGTGACAGCGAAGGTTCTCAGTGTGGCCCAGGAGATTCAGGCCAAAGGTCTGCCTGTGCTGGAGTTCGCGCATTCCATCAAGACGCGTGACTCGTTGGTCACCAAGCTGATTGCGAAGAAGGAGACGGTGGCTGCGCAGGTCTATGATCGCACGCGGTTCAGGATCATCACGAAGCGTCACGAAGACATTCTCCCGATTCTCTATTTCTTGACCCAGCGCCTGTTCCCCTTCAACTTCGTGGTTCCTGGGCAAACAGAAAACTCACTGCTCCCGTTCAAGTCAGTACTGGCCGAGCACCCGCACTTCGAACAGTACGCGACACAACTGCATCTGGATCGTGATTACGAAGACCGAGAAGACCGCACCAGCAATCAGTTCTCTGGTAGCACATTCCGCGCGCTCAACTTCATCGTGGATATGCCATTGAGGATGGATGCGTATCTGCCTCCCCCTGAGAAAGATATTCGTCCGCGCAAGGGGAGGGTGGTGTTTTGTCTGGTTGAGTTTCAGATCATGAATGAAGAGACGGCTCGCCTTAATGAAGAGGGCGAGAATGCTCACAAACTCTATAAGAGGCGCCAGAAACGGCGTGTGCTGCGCCGTCTCGCACGCGGTTTGGTTGTCCCGAAGCGACAGGGTTAA
- a CDS encoding Ig-like domain-containing protein, whose translation MTLLNRFIPLVVAVLMSACINVPEVGDPLPNPEVPDGGTKPDGGVPADSTPPTLTATVPTHGSTNVTTSPQFQFTFSEPMNVGTVQVSIAPMVALSTGVWTSNNTQLTLQPLAALAQNTTYMLSVDGKDVAGNALTDRKQFSFETTGPAPDTTPPTILAISPSYGAIGVAQSATFTVTFSEPMDKASAQTAFAITSPSGFNAGVFTWSAEGTVMTFNPDTDFPYGTTVGWQVSMAAKDLAGNTLESATAASFRAIRVNTVTIDFDPYTSGSALAPDYARTSALYNLENVGDNTQNREVRLFIGFKLDVLPENLARIADCRLKWFTSSQQGSPFSSLGRLLLERVFIGESIAFSTTDTTNPSSKGQYESAALGSPIIVLNSAIPATLTSEVTSLVALDWLERTNRNSKRSQFRLRFEVPSNNDGLRDTIVSDVEQTPKLAELLITYEYP comes from the coding sequence ATGACCCTTCTCAATCGTTTCATCCCCTTGGTTGTGGCTGTTCTGATGTCTGCCTGCATCAATGTTCCCGAGGTAGGGGACCCCCTTCCGAATCCGGAAGTCCCGGATGGGGGCACCAAGCCGGACGGAGGAGTTCCTGCGGACTCGACCCCGCCAACCCTCACTGCAACGGTGCCAACGCACGGCTCGACCAACGTGACCACGAGCCCTCAGTTCCAGTTCACCTTCTCCGAGCCCATGAATGTGGGCACGGTGCAGGTATCAATCGCACCTATGGTGGCGCTCAGCACTGGAGTTTGGACGAGCAACAACACCCAGCTCACGCTGCAGCCACTGGCGGCGCTGGCCCAGAACACGACCTACATGCTGTCGGTGGACGGCAAGGACGTGGCGGGCAACGCGCTAACGGACCGAAAGCAATTCTCGTTCGAGACAACGGGGCCTGCGCCCGACACCACACCGCCAACCATCCTCGCCATCAGCCCGTCCTACGGAGCCATCGGGGTGGCACAGAGCGCGACCTTCACCGTGACGTTCTCAGAGCCGATGGACAAAGCCTCGGCCCAGACCGCTTTCGCCATCACGTCGCCTTCGGGGTTCAACGCTGGCGTCTTCACCTGGAGCGCGGAAGGAACCGTGATGACGTTCAACCCAGACACGGACTTTCCTTACGGAACAACCGTGGGATGGCAAGTCTCGATGGCCGCCAAGGACTTGGCTGGAAACACACTGGAGAGCGCCACGGCCGCCTCGTTCCGCGCCATTCGAGTGAACACGGTTACGATTGACTTCGATCCTTACACAAGCGGCTCTGCACTTGCTCCCGATTACGCCAGAACAAGTGCCCTCTACAATCTTGAGAACGTTGGCGACAATACCCAGAATCGCGAGGTGCGGCTCTTTATCGGCTTCAAACTCGATGTCCTGCCAGAAAATCTAGCCCGCATCGCTGACTGCAGACTCAAATGGTTCACATCAAGCCAACAGGGCAGCCCTTTCTCTTCCCTTGGAAGACTCCTTCTTGAAAGAGTCTTCATTGGCGAATCGATTGCATTTTCAACCACGGACACAACCAACCCAAGCTCAAAAGGTCAATATGAGTCAGCCGCTTTAGGCTCGCCCATTATTGTCCTGAACAGTGCCATTCCTGCCACCCTGACTTCCGAAGTCACATCGCTCGTGGCGCTTGACTGGCTTGAGAGAACCAACCGCAACTCCAAGCGTTCTCAGTTCAGACTGCGCTTTGAGGTTCCAAGCAACAATGATGGCCTCCGTGACACCATCGTCTCGGACGTGGAGCAAACCCCCAAGCTGGCAGAACTTCTCATCACCTATGAATACCCTTAA
- a CDS encoding cyclic nucleotide-binding domain-containing protein, which yields MPQPLPPLEQHPFLRGLSPEQLSAIACKVREQSFPAGALLLREGDPADTLYLVRSGKVVLEQNVPGRGPTLLETLKAGDILGLSWLFPPFRWHLDARAVESVDTFALDASCMRGPSPEHPVLEPALAMRLLRQLYDRLERVRLQRLDVYKAGA from the coding sequence ATGCCGCAGCCCCTTCCGCCCCTCGAACAGCACCCCTTCCTGCGCGGGCTCTCTCCCGAGCAACTGAGCGCCATTGCCTGCAAGGTCCGCGAGCAATCCTTCCCGGCGGGAGCCCTCCTGCTGCGCGAGGGCGATCCGGCGGACACGCTCTACCTGGTGCGCAGTGGGAAGGTGGTGCTGGAACAGAACGTGCCTGGCAGGGGCCCCACTTTGCTCGAGACGTTGAAGGCCGGCGACATCCTCGGCCTGTCCTGGCTGTTCCCACCCTTCCGCTGGCATCTGGATGCGCGGGCGGTAGAGTCCGTGGACACTTTCGCGCTCGATGCCTCCTGCATGCGCGGCCCCTCGCCGGAGCACCCCGTGCTGGAGCCTGCGCTGGCCATGCGCCTGCTGCGTCAGCTCTACGACCGGCTGGAGCGCGTCCGGCTGCAGCGGCTCGATGTCTACAAGGCGGGAGCATGA